A section of the Camelus dromedarius isolate mCamDro1 chromosome 14, mCamDro1.pat, whole genome shotgun sequence genome encodes:
- the FOXE3 gene encoding forkhead box protein E3, whose amino-acid sequence MTGRSDMEPPAAFSGFPAPPSVAPSGPPPSPLAGAEPGPEPEEAAAGRGEPEPAPAPGPGRRRRRPLQRGKPPYSYIALIAMALAHAPGRRLTLAAIYRFITERFAFYRDSPRKWQNSIRHNLTLNDCFVKVPREPGNPGKGNYWTLDPAAADMFDNGSFLRRRKRFKRAELPALPTAPPAPAAGPPPFPYAPYAPGPGPALLPPPPAAPGPAPPARLFSVDSLVSLPPELAGLGAPEPPCCAAPDAAFPPCAAAASPPLYSPPPDRLGLPPTRPGPGPGPLPAEPLLALAGPAAALGPLGPGEAYLRPPGYASGLERYL is encoded by the coding sequence ATGACTGGGCGCAGCGACATGGAGCCGCCCGCCGCTTTCTCGGGCTTCCCGGCCCCGCCCTCGGTCGCGCCGTCGGGGCCGCCGCCTTCGCCGCTTGCCGGTGCCGAGCCGGGGCCTGAGCCTGAGGAGGCGGCCGCGGGCCGCGGGGAGCCGGAGCCCGCGCCCGCTCCGGGCccgggccggcggcggcggcggcccctgCAGCGCGGGAAGCCGCCCTACTCGTACATCGCGCTCATCGCCATGGCCCTGGCGCACGCCCCGGGCCGCCGTCTCACGCTGGCCGCCATCTACCGCTTCATCACCGAGCGCTTCGCCTTTTACCGCGACAGCCCGCGCAAATGGCAGAACAGCATCCGCCACAACCTCACGCTCAACGACTGCTTCGTCAAGGTGCCCCGCGAGCCGGGCAACCCGGGCAAGGGCAACTACTGGACGCTCGACCCGGCGGCCGCCGACATGTTCGACAACGGCAGCTTCCTGCGGCGCCGCAAGCGCTTCAAGCGCGCCGAGCTGCCCGCGCTCCCCACCGCgccgcccgcgcccgccgccggcCCGCCGCCCTTCCCCTACGCGCCCTACGCGCCCGGCCCGGGTCCCGCGCTGCTCCCGCCGCCCCCCGCCGCCCCGGGCCCCGCGCCGCCCGCGCGCCTCTTCAGCGTCGACAGCCTGGTCAGCCTGCCGCCCGAGCTGGCGGGGCTGGGCGCCCCCGAGCCGCCCTGCTGCGCCGCGCCCGACGCTGCTTTCCCGCCCTGCGCGGCCGCCGCCTCCCCGCCGCTCTACTCGCCGCCGCCCGACCGCCTGGGGCTGCCGCCGACgcgccctggccccggccccggcccgctGCCCGCCGAGCCGCTGCTGGCTTTGGCGGGGCCCGCGGCCGCGCTTGGCCCGCTTGGTCCCGGGGAGGCCTACCTGCGGCCGCCCGGCTACGCGTCGGGGCTGGAGCGCTACCTgtga